In the genome of Asterias amurensis chromosome 16, ASM3211899v1, one region contains:
- the LOC139948807 gene encoding uncharacterized protein — MHSWYLPFFILLLTLPNDVSSSQCCPTCSTQSISPLNTNQIQQIENQRDIIKAMEENPQLVYDRVHQIPIVKLTRNQENQIIRNFPWIFNLGLPQGERNISGGSEEGPARRNVAGECELMRRVCQPNPISEPLILALNQNGEVVQLVQIPNQNQYQWVLNEECLTNQEPLPCSQVCCIAQRLVAAMFINLSIASAPFDYARVIVHSCVSYYK; from the exons ATGCACAGTTGGTATCTACCATTTTTCATTCTCTTATTGACGCTACCAAACGATGTTTCATCATCGCAGTGCTGCCCAACATGCTCCACACAGTCAATCAGTCCTCTAAATACCAACCAAATACAGCAAATAGAGAACCAACGAGATATCATTAAAGCCATGGAAGAAaatccacagttggtgtatgaCAGGGTTCATCAGATCCCAATAGTTAAGCTCACTCGCAACCAAGAAAATCAAATCATTCGTAACTTCCCGTGGATATTTAATTTGGGACTCCCACAAGGTGAGCGAAACATTTCTGGAGGAAGCGAAGAAGGACCCGCACGAAGGAATGTAGCAGGAGAGTGCGAGTTAATGAGAAGAGTTTGTCAGCCAAACCCAATCTCCGAGCCGCTTATTCTTGCACTAAACCAAAATGGGGAGGTAGTTCAACTAGTACAG atTCCCAACCAGAATCAATACCAGTGGGTATTAAATGAGGAATGCCTGACCAATCAAGAACCTCTACCTTGCAGTCAAGTCTGCTGTATTGCTCAACGATTGGTCGCAGCAATGTTCATCAACCTTAGTATAGCTTCAGCTCCATTTGACTATGCTCGCGTCATTGTACATAGTTGTGTCTCTTATTACAAATGA